The DNA region TTCGGGTTCTTCTTCCTGATCATGCAGTACATGGCACTGGTGATGGGCTACACCCCGTTGCAAACCGCTGTCGCGCTCACCCCTCTGGCCATCCCGATGATGGTCCTCGCCGGGCTCACGCAGTGGTTCCTTCCTCGTCTCGGGCTGCGACTCTCGGTAGCTGGGGGCCTGGCAATCTTGGCCGCGGGACTGCTGTGTATGCGCCCGCTGGGCGTCGACTCGACATACTTCGATCTGGCTTGGCCGATGTTGATCCTCAGCGCCGGTATGGGAATCTGCAACGCGCCGGCTACCACTGCGATCACGGGTGCAGTCCCCCTGAGCAAGCAGGGAGTGGCGTCGGCAATCAACGACACGACTCGCGAGTTGGGTGGTGCTCTGGGCATCGCACTCGCCGGTTCTCTACTTGCTGCCGGATACAGCAGTGCATTTGCGTCCAGCGTTGAGACACTGCCGTCGACGCTGCGCGAACCTGCGCTCGGTTCGCTTGCGCAAGCTCTTCATATTGCCGGCGGCCTGGGCCCGCAGGGAGGCGATCTTGCGCGACAAGCCAACGACGCGTTCCTGGCCGGTATGCAGTCATCTCTGCTGTTCTTGGCGGTAGTGGTGTTCAGTTCCGCAGCCGTCGTTGCGGTCTGGGGACCCGGGCGCGATGGCGGCCAGTGGCGAATCCTGCGTCGGTTCACGGCGAACGGGTCCACGACCCATGATCGTTCGGTGAAACGAGGCGATGAGGCGCTAGAACTTCGAATCAGTCACTAGATATCGGGAGAAAAATGTCCAACACCGTCCTTGTCACCGGTGGTTTCGGCCTGGTGGGCTCCGCCACTGTTAAGCGATTGGCTGAACTCGGTTGTCGGGTCATAGCAACCGACCTTGACACCCCAGCCAACCGAAAGGCCGTGAAGAATCTGCCGGGTGGTGTCGATGTCCGGTTGGCAGATCTGACTGACCAAGAACAGGTGCGTCGTCTTGTTTCCGGTGTCTCGCCGGACGTCGTCGTTCATCTCGCGGCCGTCATCGCTCCGGCCATCTATCCGATTCCTCACGTCGGACGACGGGTCAACGTCGACGCGACGGCGAATTTGGTTCGGGTTGTCGAGGAGCAGCAGAAGTCTCCGCGTTTCGTTCATGCGTCGAGCATCACGGTGATGGGTCCCCGCAATCCGCATCGTACGACTCCTCCGCTCACAGCCGAGGAGCCGATGCGGCCCTACGACGTGTATAGCGGCCAGAAGTCGGAGGCCGAAGACATCGTGCGGGGATCAGCGCTGGAATGGGTGGTTCTGCGACTCGGGGCGGTGCTCAGCCCGGACCTGGGTGCATTGCCCGTCACGTCGGACGCCATGTACTTCCAGGCGGCGCTGCCCAGCGACGGCCGGGTGCAGACCGTCGATGTCCGAGATGTCGCCTGGGCCTTCGCCGCGGCGACCACCGCCGATGTCGCCCACGAGATCCTGTTGATCGGCGGTGATGACTCCCACCGGCTGACGTATGCCGAGGTAACCTCGGAACTCGTTGCAGCCCTGGGGCTACCGGGTGCGATGCCGCCGGGGCGCCCCGGCGATCCACAGAGCGACGACGACTGGTTCGTCACCGACTGGATGGATACGACTCGGGCCCAGGAGGCTCTGAAGTTCCA from Mycobacterium sp. SMC-4 includes:
- a CDS encoding NAD(P)-dependent oxidoreductase, whose amino-acid sequence is MSNTVLVTGGFGLVGSATVKRLAELGCRVIATDLDTPANRKAVKNLPGGVDVRLADLTDQEQVRRLVSGVSPDVVVHLAAVIAPAIYPIPHVGRRVNVDATANLVRVVEEQQKSPRFVHASSITVMGPRNPHRTTPPLTAEEPMRPYDVYSGQKSEAEDIVRGSALEWVVLRLGAVLSPDLGALPVTSDAMYFQAALPSDGRVQTVDVRDVAWAFAAATTADVAHEILLIGGDDSHRLTYAEVTSELVAALGLPGAMPPGRPGDPQSDDDWFVTDWMDTTRAQEALKFQNHSFPDLTAELAEKFRLLHYPGRLLAPVVRQVMARRSPYRNAPGGYADPWGMIRAKLGEPLWDRPKKSPTL